In Setaria italica strain Yugu1 chromosome IX, Setaria_italica_v2.0, whole genome shotgun sequence, the genomic stretch GTTATTATAATTTTGTTTTTCAGCTGGTATCTTCTTTGAGCAATCCCAGCCACTTCGTCTATTTTCCAGCTTCAATGGCTGACAGATTGGTCTTTGCTTTGTTGGCAAGTCAAATATCTCATGCTCTTTCCTAGTGCCAAAGCTCTGCTTTATGGGCAAGTTCTTGCTTAGGCTAGATCTAGCACACTCTGTAGTATTTCGATTGTTAAATGATTGATGTTTCGGCATCTGATTCATTGTGCCAGGAGCTCGGGTACACTCCATGCCAGTATCACATCGCTTTTGCAAAAAGTTCTTGTTCGAGCAGACATCCTGGCGGTACTTTGGCACTTGTCTTGCTTCATTGTCGTGACTGAAAATTTTCTTTTGAGTATGACAATTGAGCTTTTCAACAATTTCCCTATCTGACTGAAGGTATCCTTGTATCTTCAATGCTTGATCTACTGCTATTTCATTGGTTCTACTGTCTAGTGCAACTTGCTCCTTGTGAGACACAAATTTTGCTCCTGGAGCTGGGCTCTGGTTGCTTTCAAAGCTTACTGTTTGATTTGACAGTATTTTCCCATTCTCTCTTGAAGATGCCAATTGCTCCTTGTGAGTATCACAACTCTGGCATACCAACAAATAAAAGCTTACATTTACAATAAATGTTTTGAAAACTAACTGGTTCAACCGAACAACCAAAGTTACGATAGGCAGATCATTAGCAGTAATAACGAAAATGGTCAAACTGGAccgatcttttttttcttcttcttgaaacTAACAAGCTCTCtagcaaaaaataaaataaaatgaaacatCATCACCCAGGttatgaaaaaaagagaagaatatcaAGTTGCTAGTAACTTTACAGACAGACAAAAGATCAGATATTGGCAAACAACATTTCCATACCTTCCTTGGAAAGTGCATGTCTGTTCCACTTCCATGCATCTCAGCGCTATCCTCAAAGCTATAACACCTCGAAACAGAAGAAACCTCTGAAGCGGCATAAGAAGAAGATGGTGAGAGTCCGTTGGATGGAACATTTGTTTGGGAGGGCAATGAGACATTCTCCTGGCAAATCCTATCCAATGGGTTCTGATTTTGTGAATGCTGCAAAGCATATTCTGTGCTCTGAGAAAAAGAAACAGGAGACACATTCCTTCCATTGCTTTTAGAAGATGAAGGCAATAGTAGCCTTGGCGTTCCTGAATCCCTGTTTAACAAGATACTACAGGCAGGAATGTGAAAGGGGTCCTTCTCAAACGTATCAGCAGAAGATGCATCTTGAACAGACTGCAAAAACCCATCAAACAAGTATTCGAGGTGGTACTGAACTTGACGCAGGCATCTAAATTGAGAATCCAAATCCCCTGACAGATCTGGCAAGCTCAACGGTGAGGGAGGAAGATGTTGTTTTTCCACAGGGACATCAATAATTTTCTGTTCAGTCACAAGTTCCGAAGCATTGACACCAGCAAAGGAGTTCAATGGTGATGGGTTATTCAAAGGAACTTGTGACTGTATACATTCCTGCTCCACTTCTTGGTTCAAGTAACACTTTCCACTGCCAGCACGACCATTGCCTTGGTAAAACGATGAATATTGTTTAGGTGCATGATGGACAAAATTGGATGACCTTGTACTTAAATCAGTACTTAATGCAGTGTTGTGGACCCTTGGAAAAGAACTACTCAAATGCGTAGGTCCATTCATTCCAACATATAAGTTCTCATCACACAAGCTCTTTGAAAGATGATAAGAAGTTATGTTCTCATGTTCCTCATTGCAAGAGATCTTCATACTTGATATATCTTCCAAAAGAGCCTCACCAGTACCAAAGGAAGCACGTAATGCACCATTGCTGTCAGTATCTGGTCTTACTCCTCTCCCATTCCTTCCCAACGTGTTTTTGAAAAAAACGTAAATTTCATCAGGAATAACTTCTGGTGGTAACATGAGGATATGACCAAGCTTTCGAGCACCATATAAGAAAGCTGTTCGAATACGATTAAAGCTAGCTGCACATAAtcaccagtctaaattagcagaTGAAGTAACACAAACATGAAGCTAGCTACGCATGGGTTTATGCAATTATTGCATACAGACAGCAGCACAGCATATGTTTATGATGCCTCAGCAAGCTTATGTGTTCTTTGAGGATGCAACTGGGTACACAATGGTGTTTTCTGGTCAGCTGATTAATTACGGTGGCATTCCATTCTAGATCATTTCT encodes the following:
- the LOC101758538 gene encoding uncharacterized protein LOC101758538 isoform X1 — translated: MAAGGRGAPAPAPAPEAVPAGGVAAAGAAADEVVRRVRPTEASERRRAEVVDYARRLVGSALGCEVLAFGSVPLKTYLPDGDIDLTVLGNTSYDSTLVNDVSCILESEEQNSDAEFVVKDLERINAEVRLIKCTIENIIVDISFNQTGGICALCFLELVDRKVGKNHLFKRSIILIKAWCYYESRLLGAHHGLISTYALEVLILYIFNLFHKSLNSPLEVLYRFLEYFSKFDWDNYCISLNGPVALSSLPNLIVEATFAHTDDLLFDKEFIKSSVDKAIVPPRNSDACYTRFRSKHLNIIDPLKEYNNLGRSVNRGLNWPRYVYLEKLSFTTGDAASFNRIRTAFLYGARKLGHILMLPPEVIPDEIYVFFKNTLGRNGRGVRPDTDSNGALRASFGTGEALLEDISSMKISCNEEHENITSYHLSKSLCDENLYVGMNGPTHLSSSFPRVHNTALSTDLSTRSSNFVHHAPKQYSSFYQGNGRAGSGKCYLNQEVEQECIQSQVPLNNPSPLNSFAGVNASELVTEQKIIDVPVEKQHLPPSPLSLPDLSGDLDSQFRCLRQVQYHLEYLFDGFLQSVQDASSADTFEKDPFHIPACSILLNRDSGTPRLLLPSSSKSNGRNVSPVSFSQSTEYALQHSQNQNPLDRICQENVSLPSQTNVPSNGLSPSSSYAASEVSSVSRCYSFEDSAEMHGSGTDMHFPRKSCDTHKEQLASSRENGKILSNQTVSFESNQSPAPGAKFVSHKEQVALDSRTNEIAVDQALKIQGYLQSDREIVEKLNCHTQKKIFSHDNEARQVPKYRQDVCSNKNFLQKRCDTGMECTRAPGTMNQMPKHQSFNNRNTTECARSSLSKNLPIKQSFGTRKEHEIFDLPTKQRPICQPLKLENRRSGWDCSKKIPAEKQNYNNHKVPLSFVGGAGDISSQEKPPVSKTFQPYFPVANGRPLETIEFGSLGPFALKSNRATNTQTASKAFTFASPLVLQRSRAATTQNRPPGFCKVGDEDEFPPLSAGIRIFLGALI
- the LOC101758538 gene encoding uncharacterized protein LOC101758538 isoform X2, which produces MAAGGRGAPAPAPAPEAVPAGGVAAAGAAADEVVRRVRPTEASERRRAEVVDYARRLVGSALGCEVLAFGSVPLKTYLPDGDIDLTVLGNTSYDSTLVNDVSCILESEEQNSDAEFVVKDLERINAEVRLIKCTIENIIVDISFNQTGGICALCFLELVDRKVGKNHLFKRSIILIKAWCYYESRLLGAHHGLISTYALEVLILYIFNLFHKSLNSPLEVLYRFLEYFSKFDWDNYCISLNGPVALSSLPNLIVEATFAHTDDLLFDKEFIKSSVDKAIVPPRNSDACYTRFRSKHLNIIDPLKEYNNLGRSVNRASFNRIRTAFLYGARKLGHILMLPPEVIPDEIYVFFKNTLGRNGRGVRPDTDSNGALRASFGTGEALLEDISSMKISCNEEHENITSYHLSKSLCDENLYVGMNGPTHLSSSFPRVHNTALSTDLSTRSSNFVHHAPKQYSSFYQGNGRAGSGKCYLNQEVEQECIQSQVPLNNPSPLNSFAGVNASELVTEQKIIDVPVEKQHLPPSPLSLPDLSGDLDSQFRCLRQVQYHLEYLFDGFLQSVQDASSADTFEKDPFHIPACSILLNRDSGTPRLLLPSSSKSNGRNVSPVSFSQSTEYALQHSQNQNPLDRICQENVSLPSQTNVPSNGLSPSSSYAASEVSSVSRCYSFEDSAEMHGSGTDMHFPRKSCDTHKEQLASSRENGKILSNQTVSFESNQSPAPGAKFVSHKEQVALDSRTNEIAVDQALKIQGYLQSDREIVEKLNCHTQKKIFSHDNEARQVPKYRQDVCSNKNFLQKRCDTGMECTRAPGTMNQMPKHQSFNNRNTTECARSSLSKNLPIKQSFGTRKEHEIFDLPTKQRPICQPLKLENRRSGWDCSKKIPAEKQNYNNHKVPLSFVGGAGDISSQEKPPVSKTFQPYFPVANGRPLETIEFGSLGPFALKSNRATNTQTASKAFTFASPLVLQRSRAATTQNRPPGFCKVGDEDEFPPLSAGIRIFLGALI